The Polyangiaceae bacterium genome includes a region encoding these proteins:
- a CDS encoding thrombospondin type 3 repeat-containing protein, with amino-acid sequence MIAPGARAVTNGSAAPSDKHVVHVSFANTKGTVTLCSGVLATPTRVVLAAHCLNGEQSGFEFIFASNDFGYLPGSPIKIRNEAQFPVGDFEGSPKVGDLASYTPTPGQPMFVPRAWETSSPMNFALPWMSDRDLAVIPLDQRVKLSSVTPAQLPFDPDGTTHACSSSFSGRFVGYGAWFWDGAQSYRTRQAATTSVFRSTSPISGHTYRAEFDLTDVIGGLLPEALGFSDAVQALLGSSEVRLIEPGDSGGPMFQGSKLCGINSAFELSPLSCNWTCSLDIPPVCGYFCQLTMEDVWTPTDTAGAVGFLQPLLTDSAGHYHGTCGPDAPAALADLDTDGDQIPDGCDPCPFVPDASYKATGVVTTGPDEDQDGVPDACDDCPTMPNPRDPLTLKQGDSDFDGVGDACDKCPHSDVRGESDFVCCDTDVDCNPGNPQAYPKMNRCVQIGTTVFNGLTLPNACAGFVGRCSWGRDFDGDLYADSCDNCRTQHNPDQADDDGDGAGNVCDNCAGLKGDLGPYPNEDHGADRNEIFAMQCLSDAQCVAKTGLADSQCSPAKLLPQPGGGVALGHRHCNKFADADGDGLGDACDSCPSVFNAKSDYGGVNNQANCNLDLEIARGEPYPYVGDACDPNPCTRTFEKASIFTSTSQDLWLTLSLQPHLLPNSVAPTKKQPASQAPFSSLYTGTPEATVGVRFCPCKVDGKLVGTVKDCELQCPLEAGEYGQSTAWLLPDIAPAPPNPGSLPASPPPGYFTPGAAFSGLVTEEPQPGLAAAPSDQLATFGTAPRLVSWDLGSTAVEGFGINVGKLGVLWTAVRDVPQMSPASPAVFRSHSNHYESNFYGKTLDLNVKGAALVACFWCQSDPCPHCATSMDIQNLLIDPTQSVVGAQGLTQSTDLTASFSSAALGALLEPDVRWLQAAERGGWLRSGMVGLVGLSPDGSAVRSALAQVAGLVQPVGRRATDDLLNAAVAEPPDSPGPAPRSDFGAALSAREHAVFVLGGKLASDGAQAGDVWRYGIESREWMRLPISGTAPRLVLAATYQPETRSLWFVDAGSGPGLARIVRLDLDTLRSKVMGLFPRAGHATRVELSNAPDGELLLAGSSTKLDRTAAVVLRPGEHHLFLVGGVFRAGRLALEPTLTRRGLTLPMSQPGGKVQNTFVAAEDVYFAPKKKGAGPKAGVPDCL; translated from the coding sequence GTGATCGCGCCTGGAGCGCGTGCAGTCACCAACGGCAGTGCGGCGCCTAGCGACAAGCACGTCGTGCACGTCTCCTTCGCGAACACCAAAGGAACCGTGACCCTCTGCTCGGGCGTGCTCGCGACCCCGACCCGGGTGGTCCTCGCGGCGCACTGCCTGAACGGGGAGCAGAGCGGTTTCGAGTTCATCTTCGCCTCGAACGACTTCGGCTACCTTCCCGGCAGTCCGATCAAGATCAGGAACGAGGCGCAGTTCCCGGTCGGTGACTTCGAAGGCTCTCCCAAGGTCGGTGACCTCGCGTCGTACACGCCGACGCCTGGGCAGCCCATGTTCGTCCCCCGAGCGTGGGAGACCTCCAGTCCGATGAATTTCGCGCTTCCGTGGATGTCCGACAGGGACCTCGCGGTGATCCCCTTGGACCAGCGCGTGAAGCTCTCGTCGGTGACGCCGGCGCAGCTTCCATTCGATCCCGACGGCACCACTCACGCCTGCAGCTCGTCGTTCAGCGGGCGCTTCGTCGGGTACGGCGCCTGGTTCTGGGATGGCGCGCAGAGCTACCGAACCCGCCAGGCCGCGACCACGAGCGTGTTCAGATCCACTTCCCCGATCTCGGGCCACACCTACCGGGCGGAGTTCGATCTGACGGACGTGATCGGCGGACTCTTGCCGGAGGCTCTTGGCTTCTCCGATGCCGTCCAGGCGCTCCTCGGCTCGAGCGAAGTCCGGCTGATCGAGCCCGGGGACTCTGGCGGACCTATGTTCCAGGGCTCGAAGCTCTGCGGGATCAACTCTGCCTTCGAGCTGTCGCCGCTGTCCTGCAACTGGACCTGCAGCTTGGACATCCCGCCGGTGTGCGGTTACTTCTGCCAGCTCACGATGGAAGACGTCTGGACTCCCACCGACACCGCCGGCGCGGTCGGCTTCCTGCAGCCGCTGCTGACGGACTCCGCTGGTCACTACCACGGCACCTGTGGACCCGATGCGCCCGCCGCCCTCGCCGACCTGGACACCGACGGAGATCAGATCCCTGACGGCTGCGACCCTTGCCCGTTCGTTCCGGACGCGAGCTACAAGGCGACGGGAGTGGTGACGACGGGTCCCGACGAGGACCAAGACGGTGTGCCCGACGCCTGCGACGACTGCCCGACGATGCCCAACCCGAGGGACCCGCTCACGCTGAAGCAGGGGGACTCGGACTTCGACGGCGTCGGCGACGCCTGCGACAAGTGCCCACACAGCGACGTGCGCGGCGAGAGCGACTTCGTCTGCTGCGACACGGACGTCGACTGCAATCCGGGCAACCCGCAGGCGTACCCGAAGATGAACCGGTGCGTCCAGATCGGGACGACCGTCTTCAACGGCCTGACGCTGCCGAATGCGTGCGCCGGCTTCGTGGGCCGATGCTCCTGGGGCAGAGACTTCGACGGCGACCTCTACGCGGACTCCTGCGACAACTGCCGGACGCAGCACAACCCGGACCAGGCCGACGACGACGGCGACGGGGCGGGGAACGTCTGCGACAACTGCGCCGGGCTGAAGGGAGATCTCGGCCCGTACCCGAACGAGGACCACGGCGCGGACAGGAACGAGATCTTCGCGATGCAGTGCCTCTCGGACGCGCAGTGCGTCGCCAAGACCGGGCTCGCCGACAGCCAGTGCAGCCCCGCGAAGCTCTTGCCCCAGCCTGGCGGCGGCGTCGCGCTCGGCCACCGCCACTGCAACAAGTTCGCGGACGCGGACGGCGACGGCCTCGGCGACGCGTGCGACAGCTGCCCGAGCGTGTTCAACGCCAAGAGCGACTACGGCGGCGTCAACAACCAGGCGAACTGCAACCTGGACCTCGAGATCGCCCGCGGCGAGCCCTACCCCTACGTCGGCGACGCCTGCGACCCGAACCCGTGCACGCGGACGTTCGAGAAGGCGTCCATCTTCACCAGCACCAGCCAGGACCTCTGGCTGACGCTGTCGCTCCAGCCCCACCTGCTGCCGAACAGCGTCGCGCCGACCAAGAAGCAGCCCGCGAGCCAGGCGCCGTTCAGCTCGCTGTACACCGGGACGCCGGAGGCGACCGTCGGGGTGAGGTTCTGCCCGTGCAAGGTGGATGGAAAACTCGTCGGCACCGTGAAGGACTGCGAGCTGCAGTGTCCGCTCGAGGCAGGTGAGTACGGGCAATCGACTGCTTGGTTGCTGCCGGACATCGCGCCGGCCCCACCGAACCCGGGCTCGCTCCCGGCGTCCCCACCGCCGGGCTACTTCACCCCGGGCGCCGCGTTTTCGGGTCTCGTCACCGAGGAGCCGCAGCCCGGGCTCGCTGCTGCGCCGTCCGACCAGCTCGCGACCTTCGGCACGGCGCCGAGGCTGGTGAGCTGGGACCTCGGGAGCACCGCGGTCGAGGGCTTCGGGATCAACGTCGGCAAGCTCGGCGTGCTCTGGACGGCGGTGCGCGACGTGCCTCAGATGTCACCGGCGTCGCCGGCGGTGTTCCGGAGCCACTCGAACCACTACGAGTCGAACTTCTACGGAAAGACCCTGGACCTGAACGTGAAGGGCGCCGCGCTCGTCGCGTGCTTCTGGTGCCAGAGCGACCCGTGCCCGCACTGCGCCACGTCGATGGACATCCAGAACCTGCTCATCGATCCGACGCAGTCGGTCGTGGGCGCGCAGGGCCTGACCCAGAGCACGGATCTGACCGCGTCGTTCTCGAGCGCGGCGCTCGGCGCGCTGCTCGAGCCCGACGTGCGCTGGCTCCAGGCGGCGGAGCGCGGCGGCTGGCTGCGCAGCGGCATGGTCGGTCTGGTCGGTCTCTCGCCCGACGGCTCCGCGGTGCGCTCGGCGCTGGCGCAGGTCGCCGGGCTGGTGCAGCCGGTCGGGCGCCGCGCCACCGACGACCTCCTCAACGCGGCTGTCGCGGAGCCGCCCGACTCACCGGGGCCAGCCCCGCGCAGCGACTTCGGGGCGGCGCTCAGCGCTCGCGAGCACGCGGTCTTCGTGCTGGGCGGCAAGCTCGCCAGCGACGGCGCGCAAGCCGGCGACGTCTGGCGCTACGGCATCGAGAGCCGGGAGTGGATGCGGCTCCCCATCAGCGGCACGGCGCCGCGGCTGGTGCTCGCCGCCACGTACCAGCCGGAGACGCGGAGCCTGTGGTTCGTGGATGCGGGGTCCGGCCCGGGGCTCGCGCGGATCGTCCGGCTCGACCTCGACACCCTCCGCTCGAAGGTGATGGGGCTCTTCCCGCGCGCCGGTCACGCGACGCGCGTCGAGCTCTCGAACGCGCCGGACGGAGAGCTGTTGCTCGCGGGCAGCTCGACCAAGCTCGACCGTACCGCGGCGGTCGTGCTGCGGCCGGGCGAGCACCACCTGTTCCTGGTGGGCGGAGTCTTCCGTGCAGGGCGCCTCGCGCTCGAGCCGACGCTCACCCGGCGCGGCCTGACGCTGCCGATGTCGCAGCCCGGCGGGAAGGTGCAGAACACCTTCGTCGCGGCGGAGGACGTCTACTTCGCTCCGAAGAAGAAGGGCGCCGGACCGAAGGCGGGCGTGCCCGACTGCCTGTGA